In Ptychodera flava strain L36383 chromosome 17, AS_Pfla_20210202, whole genome shotgun sequence, one genomic interval encodes:
- the LOC139115107 gene encoding sialin-like translates to MDRPEYGEKTDPLIKTGTNDVVLVDKQKGCLSCRQVLAFLGFLGFVNVYCLRVNLSVAMVAMANTANSNVNQSDECPSNVTSKQQEGDFDWDEKTQGIILGSFFYGYIVTQIPGGWLGSRFSAKKLFGFGVLCTSLLTLVTPIAAKTSFALLIAVRVVEGIGEGVTFPAMHALWGKWAPPYERSRLAAFTYAGAQFGTVVALPISGLLCDSKWGWPSVFYVFGISGCLWFIIWMILVYETPSSHPRISQEEREYIEKSLGEEINSKSLYVPWLSIASSIRVWAIVLSHVANNWGFYTLLTCLPTYMKQILKFDLSQNGFISAIPYLLLWLIQTIGGRFADFLRERQILSTTTTRKLMNSLGLLLPATFLISTGYVGCNKILAVVFLTLAVGSGGFCMSGFNVNHLDIAPRYSGVLMGITNMFATIPGFVGPAIVGQLTNNQQTRGQWRIVFFICAAVYLQGFVTFLICGTGEEQPWNNSDSSGRGKYKPLKTVESDSDVEHPEHIQYGSHSDSD, encoded by the exons ATGGATCGTCCAGAATACGGCGAAAAAACTGACCCTTTGATCAAAACAGGAACGAACGATGTTGTTTTGGTTGATAAACAGAAAG gaTGTTTGTCATGCCGCCAGGTTCTTGCCTTTCTTGGGTTCCTTGGTTTTGTAAATGTCTACTGCCTTCGAGTAAACCTCAGTGTTgcaatggttgccatggcaaatacAGCAAACAGCAACGTCAACCAATCAGATGAATGCCCATCTAATGTAACAAGCAAACAACAG GAAGGAGACTTTGACTGGGATGAAAAAACACAAGGCATCATCTTAGGGTCCTTCTTTTACGGATACATAGTAACTCAAATTCCAGGTGGATGGCTCGGCTCCAGGTTTTCAGCCAAGAAATTATTTGGATTTGGTGTGCTGTGTACATCATTGTTAACATTAGTGACTCCAATTGCAGCCAAGACTAGTTTTGCATTGCTAATTGCAGTACGCGTTGTAGAAGGCATCGGAGAA GGTGTTACATTTCCAGCTATGCATGCATTATGGGGCAAATGGGCACCTCCCTATGAAAGAAGTCGCTTAGCAGCGTTCACATATGCAG GTGCCCAGTTTGGTACAGTGGTGGCTCTACCAATTTCAGGATTACTGTGTGACTCAAAATGGGGCTGGCCAtctgtcttttatgtttttg GAATAAGTGGGTGTCTGTGGTTTATTATTTGGATGATATTGGTTTATGAAACTCCGTCTAGTCATCCAAGAATATCACAAGAAGAAAGAGAATACATTGAGAAGTCACTAGGAGAAGAAATTAACAGCAAG AGCCTCTATGTTCCCTGGCTATCTATTGCGTCATCAATACGTGTTTGGGCAATTGTCCTGTCACACGTGGCAAACAACTGGGGATTTTACACATTACTGACCTGTCTACCAACTTACATGAAacagattttaaaatttgacttATCACAG AATGGCTTCATATCAGCAATTCCATATCTTTTACTTTGGTTGATACAAACTATTGGAGGCAGATTTGCAGATTTCCTTCGTGAACGACAAATACTATCCACTACCACAACCAGAAAACTCATGAATTCCTTAG GTTTGTTGCTGCCTGCCACATTTCTAATATCAACTGGATATGTTGGATGCAACAAAATTCTTGCTGTGGTATTTTTAACATTGGCTGTTGGTAGTGGGGGATTCTGCATGTCTGGTTTTAACGTCAATCATCTGGACATCGCACCACGGTACTCAGGTGTGCTGATGGGCATAACCAACATGTTTGCAACAATTCCAGGATTTGTAGGACCAGCCATTGTTGGACAACTCACAAACAATCAG CAAACACGAGGTCAATGGCGGatagtattttttatttgtgcAGCAGTATACTTACAGGGTTTTGTCACATTTCTGATATGTGGTACTGGAGAAGAACAACCTTGGAATAATTCAGACTCTAGCGGACGGGGGAAATACAAACCTTTAAAAACTGTAGAATCTGATTCTGATGTTGAACATCCTGAACACATTCAATATGGATCACATTCTGATTCTGATTGA